From a region of the Triticum aestivum cultivar Chinese Spring chromosome 7D, IWGSC CS RefSeq v2.1, whole genome shotgun sequence genome:
- the LOC123168618 gene encoding PH, RCC1 and FYVE domains-containing protein 1 isoform X1 has translation MAADYLKNDPFERNVEQAITTLKKGTHLLKYGRRGKPKFCPFRLSNDEAMLIWHSGRMEKKLNLIQVSKIIPGQRTAIFLRHPRPDKEHQSFSLIYGQRSLDLICKDKDEAEAWFVALKAIISRRNCKKLTTTETKNDKPSYCSINQMHGDLPLASSCYSTDVGKKVSKGVQQCATNHDARPFANFGNIFSDVILYAGQERSRVSTGSVSSSNSSISGSADTSDGGIAVDNNLRVSYSSAVSSCSYGSGDDFDAMGDVLLWGKGVGDGTLAYSSHLSGNLYGPRIDASLPKALESTVLLDIHNIACGSKHSVLVTKQGEMYSWGEESGGRLGHGVDTNLTHPKLISTLSGINIESVACGEFHTCAVSFCGDLYTWGDGMHNFGLLGHGNDTAHWIPKKVCGPLEGLHISSVSCGPSHTAVVTSAGQLFTFGDGVFGALGHGDRQSTNVAREVSSLRGLRTVLAACGAWHTVAIVEVVDSLNSATSCKLFTWGDGNKGQLGHADRETRLIPAYVESLRKLSFCQVACGYDFTAALSTSGQVYTMGSNAFGQLGNPTIDGKLPTVVKGSISSSCVEEIACGSHHVALLTSKARVYTWGNGANGRLGHGNNFDRNTPTPVEALKDKQVKSVACGTDFTAVICFHRCTSGLDQSLCSGCRLQFSFIRKRHNCYNCGLVYCKACSMRKSTKASLAPNSNKPYRVCDECCTKLNTAGDAKKLQNSKPLDGNPHPLFSEATDRENTVKSLRVRLSRFLTMESFKPEGKHSRNNSRFPLHHSGNLSFGSIGHSKELTSLCIPTSTALPLSCGPISPHPTNRLTTSVLTSPDSACAYPSNKNMTEEVARLQSQVKELTRKSELLEAELDRTNNQLREARTTAAEENLKCKAAKEVISSLTTQIRSITERTPEECPVNDTWTSQVSKLLGSHFCENHLNDVSRAPASSAHLAHQSPCKENSIVADVEWTEQVEHGVYITIFRSPAGHKYLRRVRFSKRHFTEQQAERWWAEHRPTLHEQYGILTGDSIIPS, from the exons ATGGCTGCAGATTATTTGAAGAACGATCCCTTTGAGAGGAATGTCGAACAG GCAATAACAACCCTGAAGAAAGGAACACACTTGTTGAAATATGGGCGGCGGGGAAAACCAAAATTCTGCCCATTCAGACTTTCCAAT GATGAGGCTATGCTCATCTGGCACTCCGGGCGAATGGAGAAGAAGCTAAACCTTATTCAAGTATCGAAAATAATTCCTGGACAGCGTACG GCTATCTTCCTGAGACATCCAAGACCTGATAAAGAGCATCAATCATTCTCCCTTATATATGGGCAGAGATCACTGGATCTG ATCTGCAAAGATAAGGACGAAGCAGAAGCCTGGTTTGTTGCTTTAAAGGCAATTATTTCACGACGAAACTGTAAGAAGTTGACAACAACAGAAACAAAAAATGATAAACCATCTTATTGCTCAATTAACCAGATGCATGGAGATTTACCATTGGCATCTTCTTGTTATAGTACTGATGTTGGAAAAAAG GTATCGAAAGGTGTCCAACAGTGCGCCACAAATCATGATGCTCGTCCATTTGCCAATTTTGGGAATATTTTTTCTGACGTGATATTATACGCCGGGCAGGAGAGGAGTAGAGTTAGTACAGGTTCAGTTAGTTCTTCTAACTCCAGTATATCTGGAAGTGCAGATACCTCAGATGGGGGAATAGCTGTTGATAATAACCTCAGAGTTAGCTATTCAAGTGCAGTAAGTTCATGCAGCTATGGATCAGGTGATGATTTTGATGCAATGGGGGATGTTCTCCTTTGGGGCAAGGGAGTAGGTGATGGCACGCTTGCTTATTCTTCACATTTATCTGGAAACTTGTATGGACCTAGAATTGATGCATCTTTACCAAAGGCACTGGAATCAACAGTTTTGCTGGATATTCACAATATAGCTTGTGGGAGTAAGCATTCGGTTCTGGTTACTAAACAAGGAGAAATGTATAGTTGGGGTGAAGAGTCAGGTGGTAGGCTCGGGCATGGAGTTGATACCAATCTTACCCACCCTAAGCTTATTAGTACCTTGAGTGGAATTAATATTGAATCCGTTGCATGCGGGGAATTTCATACTTGTGCTGTTTCTTTTTGTGGGGATCTCTACACCTGGGGTGATGGAATGCACAATTTTGGTCTTCTTGGTCATGGGAATGATACTGCTCATTGGATTCCAAAAAAGGTCTGTGGTCCATTGGAAGGATTGCATATCTCATCGGTATCATGTGGACCTTCGCATACAGCCGTAGTGACTTCAGCTGGCCAGTTGTTCACTTTTGGCGATGGAGTATTTGGTGCATTGGGCCATGGAGATCGCCAAAGCACAAATGTTGCAAGGGAAGTGAGCTCTCTAAGAGGCTTACGAACTGTACTTGCAGCTTGTGGTGCTTGGCATACAGTTGCGATAGTTGAGGTTGTAGATTCTCTAAATTCTGCCACATCTTGTAAACTATTCACATGGGGAGATGGCAATAAAGGTCAGCTTGGACATGCTGACAGGGAAACCAGACTCATCCCAGCCTATGTGGAATCACTTCGTAAGCTTAGTTTTTGCCAAGTAGCTTGTGGCTATGACTTTACGGCAGCCTTGTCAACTTCTGGGCAAGTGTACACAATGGGCAGTAATGCTTTTGGACAACTTGGAAATCCGACGATTGATGGGAAGCTCCCCACTGTTGTTAAAGGGAGCATCTCCAGCAGTTGTGTTGAAGAGATAGCCTGTGGTTCTCATCATGTTGCTCTGCTGACTTCTAAAGCTAGAGTTTATACTTGGGGCAATGGTGCGAATGGTCGTTTAGGGCATGGCAATAATTTTGATCGGAATACTCCAACTCCTGTTGAGGCTTTGAAAGATAAGCAAGTGAAGAGTGTGGCATGTGGTACAGATTTCACTGCTGTTATATGTTTCCATAGGTGCACATCTGGTTTGGATCAGTCACTATGCTCTGGCTGTCGTTTGCAATTTAGTTTTATAAGAAAGAGGCATAACTGTTATAACTGTGGCTTAGTATATTGCAAAGCATGCAGCATGAGAAAATCAACAAAAGCTTCTTTGGCTCCAAATTCGAACAAACCATATCGGGTATGTGATGAGTGCTGCACCAAACTTAATACGGCCGGGGATGCTAAAAAACTGCAGAACTCAAAGCCTCTTGATGGAAACCCACATCCTTTATTCAGTGAAGCAACTGATAGAGAAAACACAGTTAAGAGTTTGCGAGTGCGTCTATCTAGGTTTTTGACCATGGAATCATTCAAGCCTGAAGGTAAACACTCAAGGAATAACAGCCGGTTTCCTCTTCATCATTCAGGAAACTTAAGCTTTGGTAGTATAGGCCATTCCAAGGAGTTGACTTCTTTGTGCATTCCTACCTCGACGGCATTACCCCTGTCCTGTGGTCCGATTTCACCACATCCTACTAATAGATTAACTACATCTGTCCTAACATCACCAGACTCTGCCTGTGCATATCCGTCAAACAAAAATATGACTGAAGAAGTTGCTAGGTTGCAATCACAG GTGAAAGAGCTGACACGTAAGTCTGAATTACTTGAAGCAGAACTTGACAGAACTAATAATCAGTTAAGAGAGGCCAGGACTACTGCTGCTGAGGAGAACTTGAAGTGCAAAGCAGCAAAAGAAGTTATCAGTTCCCTTACTACTCAG ATCAGAAGTATAACCGAAAGAACACCTGAAGAGTGTCCTGTCAACGACACCTGGACCAGTCAAGTATCTAAGTTGTTAGGAAGTCATTTCTGCGAGAACCATTTGAACGATGTTTCAAGGGCACCTGCTTCCAGCGCCCACCTGGCTCATCAGTCGCCTTGCAAAGAGAACAGCATTGTAGCAGACGTGGAATGGACTGAACAGGTTGAACATGGTGTATACATCACGATATTTCGCTCACCAGCGGGTCATAAATACCTCAGGCGTGTCCGTTTCAG CAAGAGGCATTTCACGGAACAACAAGCAGAGCGATGGTGGGCCGAGCACCGGCCAACTCTACACGAGCAGTATGGTATCCTGACTGGAGACAGTATCATCCCGTCGTGA
- the LOC123168618 gene encoding PH, RCC1 and FYVE domains-containing protein 1 isoform X2 encodes MHGDLPLASSCYSTDVGKKVSKGVQQCATNHDARPFANFGNIFSDVILYAGQERSRVSTGSVSSSNSSISGSADTSDGGIAVDNNLRVSYSSAVSSCSYGSGDDFDAMGDVLLWGKGVGDGTLAYSSHLSGNLYGPRIDASLPKALESTVLLDIHNIACGSKHSVLVTKQGEMYSWGEESGGRLGHGVDTNLTHPKLISTLSGINIESVACGEFHTCAVSFCGDLYTWGDGMHNFGLLGHGNDTAHWIPKKVCGPLEGLHISSVSCGPSHTAVVTSAGQLFTFGDGVFGALGHGDRQSTNVAREVSSLRGLRTVLAACGAWHTVAIVEVVDSLNSATSCKLFTWGDGNKGQLGHADRETRLIPAYVESLRKLSFCQVACGYDFTAALSTSGQVYTMGSNAFGQLGNPTIDGKLPTVVKGSISSSCVEEIACGSHHVALLTSKARVYTWGNGANGRLGHGNNFDRNTPTPVEALKDKQVKSVACGTDFTAVICFHRCTSGLDQSLCSGCRLQFSFIRKRHNCYNCGLVYCKACSMRKSTKASLAPNSNKPYRVCDECCTKLNTAGDAKKLQNSKPLDGNPHPLFSEATDRENTVKSLRVRLSRFLTMESFKPEGKHSRNNSRFPLHHSGNLSFGSIGHSKELTSLCIPTSTALPLSCGPISPHPTNRLTTSVLTSPDSACAYPSNKNMTEEVARLQSQVKELTRKSELLEAELDRTNNQLREARTTAAEENLKCKAAKEVISSLTTQIRSITERTPEECPVNDTWTSQVSKLLGSHFCENHLNDVSRAPASSAHLAHQSPCKENSIVADVEWTEQVEHGVYITIFRSPAGHKYLRRVRFSKRHFTEQQAERWWAEHRPTLHEQYGILTGDSIIPS; translated from the exons ATGCATGGAGATTTACCATTGGCATCTTCTTGTTATAGTACTGATGTTGGAAAAAAG GTATCGAAAGGTGTCCAACAGTGCGCCACAAATCATGATGCTCGTCCATTTGCCAATTTTGGGAATATTTTTTCTGACGTGATATTATACGCCGGGCAGGAGAGGAGTAGAGTTAGTACAGGTTCAGTTAGTTCTTCTAACTCCAGTATATCTGGAAGTGCAGATACCTCAGATGGGGGAATAGCTGTTGATAATAACCTCAGAGTTAGCTATTCAAGTGCAGTAAGTTCATGCAGCTATGGATCAGGTGATGATTTTGATGCAATGGGGGATGTTCTCCTTTGGGGCAAGGGAGTAGGTGATGGCACGCTTGCTTATTCTTCACATTTATCTGGAAACTTGTATGGACCTAGAATTGATGCATCTTTACCAAAGGCACTGGAATCAACAGTTTTGCTGGATATTCACAATATAGCTTGTGGGAGTAAGCATTCGGTTCTGGTTACTAAACAAGGAGAAATGTATAGTTGGGGTGAAGAGTCAGGTGGTAGGCTCGGGCATGGAGTTGATACCAATCTTACCCACCCTAAGCTTATTAGTACCTTGAGTGGAATTAATATTGAATCCGTTGCATGCGGGGAATTTCATACTTGTGCTGTTTCTTTTTGTGGGGATCTCTACACCTGGGGTGATGGAATGCACAATTTTGGTCTTCTTGGTCATGGGAATGATACTGCTCATTGGATTCCAAAAAAGGTCTGTGGTCCATTGGAAGGATTGCATATCTCATCGGTATCATGTGGACCTTCGCATACAGCCGTAGTGACTTCAGCTGGCCAGTTGTTCACTTTTGGCGATGGAGTATTTGGTGCATTGGGCCATGGAGATCGCCAAAGCACAAATGTTGCAAGGGAAGTGAGCTCTCTAAGAGGCTTACGAACTGTACTTGCAGCTTGTGGTGCTTGGCATACAGTTGCGATAGTTGAGGTTGTAGATTCTCTAAATTCTGCCACATCTTGTAAACTATTCACATGGGGAGATGGCAATAAAGGTCAGCTTGGACATGCTGACAGGGAAACCAGACTCATCCCAGCCTATGTGGAATCACTTCGTAAGCTTAGTTTTTGCCAAGTAGCTTGTGGCTATGACTTTACGGCAGCCTTGTCAACTTCTGGGCAAGTGTACACAATGGGCAGTAATGCTTTTGGACAACTTGGAAATCCGACGATTGATGGGAAGCTCCCCACTGTTGTTAAAGGGAGCATCTCCAGCAGTTGTGTTGAAGAGATAGCCTGTGGTTCTCATCATGTTGCTCTGCTGACTTCTAAAGCTAGAGTTTATACTTGGGGCAATGGTGCGAATGGTCGTTTAGGGCATGGCAATAATTTTGATCGGAATACTCCAACTCCTGTTGAGGCTTTGAAAGATAAGCAAGTGAAGAGTGTGGCATGTGGTACAGATTTCACTGCTGTTATATGTTTCCATAGGTGCACATCTGGTTTGGATCAGTCACTATGCTCTGGCTGTCGTTTGCAATTTAGTTTTATAAGAAAGAGGCATAACTGTTATAACTGTGGCTTAGTATATTGCAAAGCATGCAGCATGAGAAAATCAACAAAAGCTTCTTTGGCTCCAAATTCGAACAAACCATATCGGGTATGTGATGAGTGCTGCACCAAACTTAATACGGCCGGGGATGCTAAAAAACTGCAGAACTCAAAGCCTCTTGATGGAAACCCACATCCTTTATTCAGTGAAGCAACTGATAGAGAAAACACAGTTAAGAGTTTGCGAGTGCGTCTATCTAGGTTTTTGACCATGGAATCATTCAAGCCTGAAGGTAAACACTCAAGGAATAACAGCCGGTTTCCTCTTCATCATTCAGGAAACTTAAGCTTTGGTAGTATAGGCCATTCCAAGGAGTTGACTTCTTTGTGCATTCCTACCTCGACGGCATTACCCCTGTCCTGTGGTCCGATTTCACCACATCCTACTAATAGATTAACTACATCTGTCCTAACATCACCAGACTCTGCCTGTGCATATCCGTCAAACAAAAATATGACTGAAGAAGTTGCTAGGTTGCAATCACAG GTGAAAGAGCTGACACGTAAGTCTGAATTACTTGAAGCAGAACTTGACAGAACTAATAATCAGTTAAGAGAGGCCAGGACTACTGCTGCTGAGGAGAACTTGAAGTGCAAAGCAGCAAAAGAAGTTATCAGTTCCCTTACTACTCAG ATCAGAAGTATAACCGAAAGAACACCTGAAGAGTGTCCTGTCAACGACACCTGGACCAGTCAAGTATCTAAGTTGTTAGGAAGTCATTTCTGCGAGAACCATTTGAACGATGTTTCAAGGGCACCTGCTTCCAGCGCCCACCTGGCTCATCAGTCGCCTTGCAAAGAGAACAGCATTGTAGCAGACGTGGAATGGACTGAACAGGTTGAACATGGTGTATACATCACGATATTTCGCTCACCAGCGGGTCATAAATACCTCAGGCGTGTCCGTTTCAG CAAGAGGCATTTCACGGAACAACAAGCAGAGCGATGGTGGGCCGAGCACCGGCCAACTCTACACGAGCAGTATGGTATCCTGACTGGAGACAGTATCATCCCGTCGTGA
- the LOC123167085 gene encoding HVA22-like protein a, giving the protein MGSGSFLKVLAKNFDVLAGPLVSLAYPLYASVRAIETKSQVDDQQWLTYWVLYSFITLFELTFAPILEWLPFWPYGKLFFNCWLVFPCFNGAAYVYEHFARPMFVNRQIVNIWYVPRKEKLSKSDDVLSAAEKYIELNGPEAFEKLISKSTSTKPSKFRSTRRSILQEAEAEKMGKAERDSWGENPFYDKNYRH; this is encoded by the exons ATGGGGTCCGGATCTTTCCTCAAGGTGCTGGCCAAGAACTTCGACGTCCTCGCCGG GCCATTAGTTTCGCTTGCTTATCCTCT ATATGCTTCTGTGAGAGCAATTGAAACAAAATCTCAAGTAGATGATCAGCAATGGCTTACTTACTGGGTGCTGTACTCGTTTATCACTTTGTTTGAGCTCACTTTTGCTCCGATACTTGAATG GCTTCCATTCTGGCCCTATGGAAAACTGTTCTTCAACTGCTGGCTAGTCTTTCCTTGCTTCAATGGTGCTGCTTATGTTTACGAGCATTTTGCGCGACCAATGTTTGTGAATCGCCAAATAGTCAACATCTGGTACGTCCCAAGGAAGGAGAAGTTGAGTAAATCTGATGACGTACTCTCAGCCGCTGAGAAATATATTGAACTAAATGGACCGGAAGCATTTGAGAAGCTAATTAGCAAG TCTACAAGTACAAAGCCTTCAAAGTTTAGGAGCACGAGGCGGTCAATCTTGCAGGAGGCGGAGGCTGAAAAGATGGGCAAGGCTGAGAGAGATTCATGGGGTGAAAATCCATTCTACGATAAAAATTACCGACACTAA
- the LOC123164904 gene encoding aspartyl protease family protein At5g10770-like, whose product MAYPPLFLYILLVVFGSYLSTISAAGDGEQSFVVVSTRSFQTQDVCSTSTSTVAPRPNGAAVPLVHRHGPCAKSPSTDKPSSFAETLRRSRVRADYVMSTMQMQDQEEGKVSIPAHLGTFVDSQEYVVTLGLGTPAVEQVLLLDTGSDLSWVQCAPCNSTDCYPQKDPLFDPRKSSTYAPIPCGSDVCKILQSDDHLNNGCSMNGNGTQSQCGYRVEYGGGSKTSGVYSNEALTLAPGVIIKDFHFGCGYKQGGPNDKFDGLLGLGRAPESLPVQTSALYGGSFSHCLPSVSSGTGFLALGAPSNTSGFSFTPMTQFVDSVTDYVVKLTGISVGGKQLRIPGKVFEGGLIVDCGNIISHLPSTPYAKLRSAFRAAMAAYPLIPSDDHDTCYNFTGYSNVTVPKVALTFTGGVTIDLDVPNGLLLDGCLAFTDSGSDGYVGFLGNVQMRTLEMLYDVRGGRLGFRAGAC is encoded by the exons ATGGCTTATCCTCCCTTGTTCTTGTACATCCTCCTGGTCGTATTTGGCAGCTACCTTTCCACCATTTCTGCTGCAGGCGACGGTGAGCAAAGCTTCGTTGTGGTGTCAACCAGGTCATTTCAGACACAAGATGTCTGCTCCACCTCCACATCCACAG TGGCGCCACGGCCAAACGGCGCCGCTGTGCCGCTGGTGCACAGGCACGGACCCTGCGCCAAGTCGCCGTCGACCGACAAGCCATCATCTTTCGCCGAGACGCTTCGCAGAAGCCGCGTCCGCGCAGACTACGTCATGAGCACCATGCAGATGCAGGACCAGGAGGAGGGCAAGGTGAGCATCCCGGCGCACCTGGGCACCTTCGTGGACTCGCAGGAGTACGTGGTGACGTTGGGCCTGGGCACGCCGGCCGTGGAGCAGGTCCTCCTCCTGGACACCGGCAGCGACCTGTCGTGGGTGCAGTGCGCGCCATGCAACTCCACCGACTGCTACCCTCAGAAGGATCCCTTGTTCGACCCGCGCAAGTCCTCCACCTACGCTCCCATCCCCTGCGGCTCCGACGTGTGCAAGATCCTCCAGTCCGACGACCACTTGAACAATGGCTGCAGCATGAACGGCAATGGCACCCAGTCCCAGTGCGGGTATCGAGTCGAGTACGGAGGAGGGTCAAAGACCAGCGGCGTGTACAGCAACGAGGCGCTCACGCTGGCGCCCGGCGTCATCATCAAGGACTTCCATTTCGGATGTGGGTACAAGCAGGGTGGCCCCAACGACAAGTTCGACGGCCTGCTCGGGCTTGGCCGCGCGCCCGAGTCGCTCCCGGTTCAGACCTCCGCGCTCTACGGCGGCTCTTTCTCCCACTGCCTCCCGTCGGTGAGCAGCGGCACCGGGTTCCTCGCCCTTGGCGCGCCCAGCAACACCTCGGGCTTCTCATTCACGCCCATGACCCAGTTTGTGGATTCCGTCACCGACTACGTGGTGAAGCTCACCGGCATCAGCGTCGGCGGTAAGCAGCTCCGCATCCCAGGGAAGGTGTTCGAGGGGGGCCTGATCGTGGACTGCGGCAATATCATCTCACATCTGCCGTCGACGCCCTACGCGAAACTGCGGTCCGCGTTCCGGGCGGCCATGGCGGCTTACCCGCTCATCCCGAGCGACGACCACGACACATGCTACAACTTCACAGGATACAGCAACGTCACCGTGCCCAAGGTCGCTCTCACATTCACCGGCGGCGTCACGATCGACCTCGACGTCCCCAACGGGCTTCTGTTGGACGGCTGTCTGGCCTTCACCGACTCCGGGTCAGATGGTTACGTCGGGTTCCTCGGCAATGTCCAAATGAGAACGTTGGAGATGTTGTACGACGTTAGGGGTGGTAGactcggattccgggcaggtgcctGCTGA